The following nucleotide sequence is from Devosia salina.
GGGTGCAGCAATGCGTCATCGACCCGGAGGGCGATTTCGTCACCCTGGCCGACCGCTTCGGCCATCTGGTCGTTGACGCCACCCGCACCGAGAACGAGTTGACCCGCATCGCCGCCCGCGTGCGCCAGCACCGCGTCTCGGTGGTGCTCAATCTCGAAGGGCTCGATGTCGAGCAGCAGATGCGCGCCGCTGCCGCCTTTCTCGGCGGCATGTTCGATGCCGATCGCGACTTCTGGTATCCCGTGCTGGTCGTGGTCGACGAAGCCCAGCTCTTCGCCCCCGCCGCCGCCGGCGAGGTCTCGGACGAGGCGCGAAAACTCTCGCTCGGCGCCATGACCAATCTCATGTGCCGTGGCCGCAAGCGCGGCCTGGCTGGCGTCATCGCCACCCAGCGTCTCGCCAAGCTGGCCAAGAATGTCGCCGCGGAAGCCTCCAACTTCCTCATGGGCCGCACCTTTCTCGATATCGACATGGCCCGCGCCGCCGACCTCTTGGGCATGGATCGCCGCCAGGCCGAGCAGTTCCGCGACCTGGCCCGCGGCCATTTCGTCGCCCTCGGCCCGGCCATTTCGCGTCGCCCGCTGCCCATCACCATCGGCCCGGTCGAAACCTCGGCCCGCTCCACCAGCCCCAAGCTGACGCCTCTACCCGAGGCGCCTGCCGATGCGGCCGATCTCATCTTCACCCAGGACCCCGAGGAACTGGCCCGCCCGGTGGTGCGCCGCCCGGCTCCGCCGCCGCCCCCCTCGACCAACGAGCTTTTGGCCCAGGTGGCCGAGGCCCGCGCCAGGGCGCGCGCCGAAGCCCCGGACGAGCCGGTCTCGCTCTTCCCCGAAATCGACGAGGCGGAACGCACGGCGATGATCGAAGCGGTCATGGCCGAACTGATGAGCGATCCCGATGCCGGCTTCCGCACCACCGCCGTGCTCTATCAGGATTTCCTGGTGCGCTGCCGCATCCGCCGCGTTCCGGGCGAACCACCGGCCCTGCCGGCCTTCAAGCGCCTGCTTGCTGTCGCCCGCGTCGCTCCGGACGAGCAGGTTGCCGCCTCCGATGGCTGGCAGCAGGCATTGAGCCTGTCCGAAACCCTCACCGACGACGTTCAGGGCGTCTTCCTCGTCATCGCCCAGGCCGCGCTCACCGGCGCCCCCTGCCCGTCCGACGCGACCCTGGCGCGCCTCTACGGCACCCACTCTTCGAGCCGCGCCCGGCGCCTGCTCACCTGGTTCGAGGAACGCGGCCTCATCGTTCTTCGCACCGACTTCCGCGGCGCGCGCATCGCCGCCTTCCCCGATCTCGGCGTCGAAACTGCCCCCGGCGACCCCAACGGCCCCGATGCGCTCAGCGAAGAGCGCGGCGCCGCGGAGTAGGCGGCAAAACCACCCCCACCCTTGGTCCCTCCCCACAAGCGGGAGGGAGACGATGAACACAGTCAGCTCGGTCTTGCCCCTCCCTCCCCTTGATGGGGAGGGAATGAGGGTGGGGTGACGCGGTCACCTTGGCCAGGGCCTCGGCCTACCCCCTGAGTTCCGCCCGGAACGCATACCGCGCCACCGCCCCCGGCCCCAGCAGCTCCGAATATGGCCGTTCCGCCAGCTCCTCCGAGCCGCCCACTTCCGCTGCCGTCCCATGCCAGGGTTCGAGACAGATGAACCCGGCACCCGGCTTGGTCCAGAGCGCAAAATTGGGCAGGTTTTCCCAGGTGAAATGCACGCTCGGTCCCGCTGCCGGTCCATAGCGCAGCCCGGCGCCCGCGCCCTCGGGAAACAGCATGGCATCGGCCTTGAACAGGTCGTGGTTGAGCACCAGCCGCCCTTCCTCGAAGGGCGACGGCAGGGCCGTGGGCTCCACCAGTCCCCCGGAAAGACGATGCAGCGCCGGCGCGCCGCCCTCGTCGAGCGCGACCTCATGCGATTGCCCTTCCGCGCCCGGCAGGGGCCAGGCAAAGGCGGGATGAAAGCCGATCCCGAACGGCATGATACGCTTGTCGCGATTGCTGACCGTCGCCGTCACGACCACAGCGCGCCCCTCGACGCGATGCTCCACATCGAGCTGGAACGCGAACGGATACATGGCCCGGCTCGCTTCGGAGGCCGTCAGCCGATAGACGCAGCGGTCACTCTCCTCGACCACCAGCTCGAAATTGCTGCGCCGCGCAAAGCCGTGCTGGCTCATCTGGAAGCGTTCGCCCTCCACGCTCACCGTGTCATTGGGCGCCTTGCCCACGATCGGAAACAGTACCGGCGACCGCCCGGTCCAATAGCTGGCGTCGCCATGCCAGAGCCAATGGCGCCCATCCCGCGTCTGGATCGACTGCATTTCTGCGCCGAGCGCGGCGACATCGACCGTGATCTGGTCGTTGGCGATACGGGTCAATTGCATGCGCCACTCCGGGCCGATCCTGCGTCGGCGCGCACACTAACCCCTTCCATCACAAAGGAGAACCCACAAGTACGCCCGCGGTGAACAAGTCCTGAAGGGACTCACACGGCCCTTGCGGGACGCGCCGGGCAGGGCTATCGCCAAGCCATGTCGCTGCCGCCCCTTCCCATCGATACGGCCCTGCCGGCTCTTGCCGATGCGCTTCGCACCGGCACCAGCGCCGTGCTCGTGGCCCAGCCCGGCGCCGGCAAGACCACGCGCGTGCCCTTGGCGCTGCTCGATGCGCCCTGGCGCGGCGATGGCCGTATCATCATGCTTGAGCCGCGGCGCCTGGCCGCTCGCGCCGCCGCCCGGCAGATGGCCAGGCTCCTCGGGGAGGATGTCGGCCAGACCGTCGGCTACCGTGTCCGCATGGAGAGCAAGGTTTCCGCCAGGACCCGCATCGAGGTGGTCACCGAGGGCGTCTATACCCGCATGCTGCTGGACGACCCCGAACTCGCCGGCATCGCCGCCGTCCTCTTCGACGAGTTTCACGAGCGCAGCCTCGATGCCGATCTCGGCCTTGCCCTGACCCTGGACGCCCGCGCCCTCAGGCCCGATCTCAGGCTGCTGGTCATGTCGGCAACCATCGACGGGGCCGCTGTTGCCTCGCTTCTCGATGATTGCCCGGTCATCGACAGTCCCGGCCGCACCTTCCCGGTCGAGACTTTTCATGCCGAGCCCGATCCGCTGCAGCGCCTCGAAGACCAGGTCGCCTCGGCCACGCTGAAGGCCCTGCGCGAGCATCCGGGCTCGGCCCTCGTCTTCCTGCCCGGCCAGGGCGAGATCACCCGCGTGGCCGAGCGCCTTGCCGCCCGCCTGCCTGCCGATACCGATCTCGCCCCGCTCTATGGTCAGCTTTCCCCCGCCGAACAGGATCGCGCCATCCAGCCTGCGCCCGAAGGTCGTCGCAAGGTGGTGCTGGCGACCTCCATTGCCGAAACCTCGCTCACCATCGAGGGCGTCCGCATCGTCGTGGATTCCGGCTTCCGCCGCGTGCCCGTCTATGAACCATCCACCGGCATGACCACGCTCGCCACCCGCCGTGTCTCCCGCGCCGGGGCCGATCAGCGGCGCGGCCGCGCCGGCCGCACCAGCCCCGGCGTCTGCATCCGCCTGTGGAATGCCGGCCAGACCGCGGCGCTCGATCCCTTCGATACGCCAGAAATTCTGGCCGCCGATCTCTCCGGCCTGCTGCTCGACCTCGCCGCGTGGGGCGTCACCGATCCGGCGCGCCTCAGCTTTCTCGATCCCCCGCCCGCCCCGGCCTGGGCCGAAGCGAGGGCCCTGCTCACCCGGCTTGACGCCATCGACGCCGCCGGCCTGCTCACGCCTGCAGGCAAGGCACTCGCCAATCTGCCGCTGCACCCAAGGCTGGCCCATATGGTGGTGGCCGGCGCCGAGCAGGGCGATGCCCGCACCGCCGCCGAACTGGCCGTCCTCATCGGCGAGCACGGTCTCGGTGGTGACGACATCGATCTCGGCCGCCGTCTCGAGCGCTTCCGCGCCGATCGCGGCAAACGCGCCGAGGATGCCCGGGCCATGGCCAAGCGCTGGGCCAGGCTCGCCGGCGGCATGTCGAACGAGAATCTCTCCCCCGGCCACCATCTGGCCCGCGCCTTCCCCGATCGCGTCGCCCAGCCCGCCGGGCCACGCGGCCGCTTCCGTCTCGCCAATGGCCGCCAGGCGCAGCTGGACGAGACCCATGCCCTTGCCGCGGCGCCCTTCCTTGTCGTCGCCGATCTGACCGGCAGCGCCACCCAGGGCCGCATCCGCTCGGCCGCGGCGCTCGACCCGTCCGAGCTTGAGACCCTGTTCGCTGGCCACATCACCGCTGAAACCATTCTGGCCTTCGACGCCGCCACCGGCTCCGTCCGCGCCCGGCGCCAGCGCCGCCTCGACGCCCTGCGCCTGGCCGACGACACCGCGCCGGTCACCGATCTCGAGACCGCCGCATGCCTCTTGGCCGAAGCGGCGTTGAAGCGTCCGGAAACCCTGCCCTGGAGCCGCGACCAGAAGGCCCTGCGCGCCCGCGCCACCTTCCTCCACCAGACCCTTGGCAACGACTGGCCGGACCTCAGCGACGCCGCCCTGGCCGCCGACCCCGCCTGGCTCGCCCCGCATCTCGTTGGTGAAACCCGCCTCGCCGCCATCAATGCCGAGCATCTCGGCGCCGCCCTCGAAACGCTTCTCCCCTGGGCCCGACGCCAGGAGATCGACAAGCTCCTCCCCAGCCACTTCCACGCGCCCTCGGGCAGTCACCTGCCCATCGACTATGGTGCCGAAAATGGCCCGGCGCTGGAAATCCGCGTGCAGGAACTGTTCGGCCTCGACCGCCATCCGACCATCGCCAATGGCAAGGTGCCGCTGCTCCTGGTCCTGCTCTCCCCCGCCCACCGGCCTATCCAGACCACGCGCGACCTGCCCGGTTTCTGGCGCGGCTCCTGGAAGGATGTGATGAAGGATCTCAAGGGCCGCTACCCGCGCCACCCCTGGCCCGACGACCCCATCGCCGCCCCCGCCACCAGCCGCGCCAAGCCCCGCGGCACATGAAAAAGCCCCGGATTTTCATCCGGGGCTTTGCCTAAGCGTTGGGTTCGAAATTCAGCGCCACGCCATTGATACAATAGCGCAGCCCGGTCGGCGGCGGCCCGTCCGGGAACACATGCCCCAGATGGCTGCCGCAGGTGGCGCAATGCACCTCCGTGCGCACCATACCGTGCGAGCGGTCCGTCGTGGTCTCCACCGAACCGGGGATGGGATCGTTGAAGCTGGGCCAGCCGGTGCCGCTCTCGAATTTCAGCGACGCGGCAAAGAGCGGCGTTTCGCATCCGGCGCAGGAAAAGGTCCCCGGCCGCTTTTCATGCAGCAGGGCGCAGCTCCCCGGCCGCTCGGTGCCATGCTGGCGCATGATGTAATATTGTTCTTCCGTCAGGCGTTCGCGCCATTCGGCATCGGTCCGGGTCACGGGAAAAGCATGGGCGTCCATGTCGGTGCTCCTTTCGTCGGCCTGTCATTCGCCGATCATATAGGCTTAGTTACGTCTGTTTCCCACAATTCGTTCATTCCCTCGCGCCCCCGTGACCTCAACATGACCACCATTGCCTCGCTCGCCCAGCTCGAAGCGCTCTACCAGCCCGCCCCTGTCGCCGCCTCCACCGTCAAGGTTGCCCGCGCCATGACGCCGGACTATCGGCTTCTGATCGAGGCCAGCCCCTTCGTGGCCCTGGCCACAATCGGCCCGGAGGGCGTGGACTGCTCGCCCCGCGGCGACCGGCCGGGCTTTGTGCGCATCCATGACGAAAAGACGCTGATGATGCCCGACCGGCGCGGCAATAACCGCATCGACAGCCTGCGCAATATCGTGCGCGATCCGCGCTGCGCCTTCCTCTTCCTCATTCCCGGCTCGGGCACCACGCTGCGCGTCAATGGCCGCGCCCACCTCTCCATCGATCCCGACCTGCTCGCGAGCTTCGCCGTGGACGACAAGGCGCCGCGCTCCGTCATCGTGCTTGCCATCGACGAGCTCTATTTCCAGTGCGCCCGGGCAATCATCCGCTCCGAATTGTGGAACCCGGAACGCCATGTCGATCCGGCGACGCTCCCCACGCCCGGCCAGATGCTGGCGGCCATGACCCAGAACCAGGTCGGCGGCGAGGCTTATGACCAGGCCTGGCCCGAGCGGGCGAAGCAGACCATGTGGTGAGCCCCGGTCACGCCGGGTGCACCAGCCCCGCGCCCTCGCAGACCCGGCGCAGCATCCGCGCCAGTTCCGCCTGTCCGAAGGGCTTGGCCAGCCGCGGCAGCTTGAGCGCCCTGGCCTCCTCGATTTCGGCATAGCCGCTGGCCAGGATCACCGGCAGGCCCGGCCAGCGCGCCGCAATCTCCTCGGCCAATGCCATGCCGGTCATGCGCGGCATGGCCTGGTCGGTGATCACCAGGTCGAAATCCGTCGCCGCCGCCAGCGCCTCGAGTGCCTTTTGCCCCGAATGCGCCTCCACCACGGCGTGCCCCAGCTCCTCCAGCATCATCACGGTATTGAGCAGCACAAGCGCGTCGTCATCCACCGCCAGCACCTTGAGCCGCCGCATCGGCCCGCTCTCCCCGGCCGCAGGCAATGGCGCCGGCGCGGCGACATCCTCGGCCTTTTCCGCCACCGCCCTGAGCCAGATTTCGACACGCGTCCCCTGTCCCTTCTGGCTTTCGATCCGGAGCCGGCCGCCGGATTGCTCGGCAATGCCCTGCACCATCGAGAGACCCAGCCCCGTCCCCTTGCCCACCCCCTTGGTGGTGAAGAACGGGTCGGTGGCGCGGGCCAGGGTTGCGGCATCCATGCCCTCGCCACTGTCATCGACCGCCAGCACCACATAGCGCCCCGGCGCCAATTGCGGATCGCCCTGGCCAATCTCGGCCGCGTGGGCCGCGATCACCAGCGTGCCGCCCTCGGGCATGGCATCGCGGGCATTGACCGCCAGGTTGAGCAGCGCTGAATCGATCTGGTTGGCGTCGGCCCATGCATGCGGCAGCGCCAGAGGGAACCGTGTCTCGATCTGGATCGAGGGCCCAAGCGTCCGGCCGAGCAGTCCGCTCATGCCGCGCACCAGTTCGGGCAGGTCCACTTCCTTCTGCTCCAGCTCCTGCTTGCGGGCAAAGGCCAGCATGCGCTGGGTCAGCTGCGCCCCGCGCTGCGCCGCCTGCAGCGCATTGTCCAATAGCCGCGCTTCGCGCTCGTCCAGCGTCAGCCGCCGGCCCAGGGTTTCGAGGCTCCCCAGCACCACCATGAGCAGATTGTTGAAATCGTGCGCCACCCCGCCGGTCAACTGGCCGATCGCCTCCAGCTTCTGGGCCTGGAACAGCTCCTCGCGCGCCTGGTCCAGCCGCTTCTGCTGTTCCATGCGCTCAGTCACGTCGCGGGTGATCTTGGCAAAGCCGATCACCGCGCCGGCCTCGTCATGAATGGCGTCGATCACCACGCTCGCCCAGAACTGCGAGCCATCCCTGCGCACCCGCCAGCCCTCGGCCTGGAAATGCCCCTCGCGCCGCGCCGTTTCGAGCCCCGCCTCGGGGGTCCCCCGCGCCCGCTCCGCTTCCGGGTAGAATTGGGAAAAATGCTGGCCGATGATTTCCTCGGCCGCATAGCCCTTGATGCGTTCCGCCCCCAGGTTCCAGCTCGACACGATGCCATTGGCGTCGAGCATGAAGATGGCATAGTCGGTGACATTGAGCACCAGCCGGCGGAACTGTTCCTCGCTGGCGGCCAGCGCCATCTGCGCCTTTTTCCGCTCCGTCAGGTCGCGGGTGATCTTGGCAAAGCCGATCACCTGGCCCTCGGCGTCGCGGATCGCGTCGATCACCACATTGGTCCAGAACCGGCTGCCATCCTTGCGCAGGCGCCAGCCTTCGGCCTCGAAACGACCCTCCCGCGCCGCATTGGCCAGCGCCCGTTCCGGCAATCCCGCTGCCCGGTCTTCTTCAGTATAGAAGGTGGAGAAATGCCGCCCGACGATCTCATCGGCGGTATAGCCCTTGATGCGTTCCGCACCGCGGTTCCAGGTCGTTATCACTCCGTCGCGGTCCAGCATGTAGATCGCATAATCGGTGATGGAGTTCACCAGCAGCCGGAACCGCGCGTCCTCGCTCGGCATATCGGGCCCTTGGCCGGTCTCATGGATACTCATTCGGCTAACCGCGCAGACTTCCCCAGCACGGCAAACGGCGCGCAGGCGCAATGGTTGCACCAGCGCTCAAATCTTTGTGAAATTTGGAGAAATGGTGGGTGCGACAGGGATTGAACCTGTGACCCCTGCCGTGTGAAGGCAGTGCTCTCCCGCTGAGCTACGCACCCGCTGCCTGGGGGCAGGGAAGAAAGAGAGATGGTGGGCGTGACAAGGATCGAACTTGTGACCCCTACGATGTCAACGTAGTGCTCTCCCGCTGAGCTACACGCCCATCTCTCCGGGACGGAACGCCCTGGGGCGTCTCCGGTGGCGCGGATAGACCACAAATCCTCACGCGTGGTCAAGAGCCAAAACCGCAGAGTTGGAACTCTGTGGAAATTCGCTGCGGCGAGTCAGCTGGCGGGTATTTTGAGAAGTTCGCGCGCAAGGAAAATGTCCAGTGGACATTTTCCAGTAAGAACGCCCGCAGAGCTGCGCTCGCAGGGCTTTGGCGGAGCGTACATGAGTACGTGAGCACCGGAAGCGCAGAAATGCTCGTCAGATGGCCGCCGCAGCAGGGTTTCCTAGGCGGCCAGCAGCCGCTCGACCTCGTTGACGAGGTCCTTGAGATGGAACGGCTTGGAGAGCACCGAGGCATCCTTGGGCGCGTCGCTGTCCGGGTTCAGCGCCACTGCCGCAAAGCCGGTGATGAACATGACCTTGAGGTCGGGGTCCAGTTCGGTGGCGCGGCGCGCCAGTTCGATCCCGTCCATTTCCGGCATCACGATGTCCGAAAGCAGCAGCGAGAACGGTTCCTCGCGCAGGCGCTCATAGGCCGAAAGCCCGTTGTCGAACGACACCACCTCATAGCCGGCGTTCTTGAGCGCCCGTGTCAGGAACTGGCGCATGTCGTTGTCGTCTTCGGCGAGCAGGATTCGCTTCATCAAATAACCCCTTGGGCAATGCCGGCGGCTGAGTCGGTGTTTGCGCCGATGTTTATGCCACCCTGCCGCTTTCGCAACCTCTAGCTGACCATTCGGGCCGGTTTTCCGCGCTGTTCGCGTTTGTGCGACATTCTGGACATTCGGTTCGCCACGCGCCACACTTGTGCATCGGGCGCCCGGAACTGCTTCGCGGCTTCGGGCTCGACCCGGGCATAAGCTCAACAATCACTGCCAGCGACACGATAATCGCTGGTTTGGGGGAACCTGCGTGCGGTCCGACTATTGGGATCAACCGGCATTCGAAACTATACGTCCCCGGCGGCTCGTGGCGCCCGTGGTTTTCAACTCGCCCCATTCCGGGCGTGTCTATCCGGCCCGGTTCCTGGCCATGGCCCGGCTCGACCATCTCTCGATCCGCCAGTCCGAAGATGCCTTTGTCGATGAGCTCTTTGCCCGCGCGCCGCATCTGGGCGCGCCGCTGCTGCGGGCGCATTTCCCCCGCGCCTATCTCGACGTCAATCGCGAGCCCTGGGAACTCGACCCCACCATGTTCGTCGAGCCGCTCTCGGACCGGTTCAACACCACCTCGCCCCGCGTTGCGGCGGGCCTGGGCACGCTGGCGCGTGTCGTGGCCGAGAACAAGCCCATCTATCGCGAGCGGCTGACCCTGGACGATGCGCGCATGCGCATCGAGGGCATCTACCACCCCTACCATGCGGCCCTGCAGAAGCTGCTCAGCGAATCCGTCGCCAATTTCGGCCTGGCCGTGCTGATCGACTGCCATTCCATGCCGCGCCTGGGGCGCCATGGCGAGCGCGCCACGCCCGATATCGTTCTGGGCGACCGCTACGGCACCACCTGCGCTTCCCCGCTGGTCGATCTGGTGGAAACCGTCTTTGCCTCGGCCGGCCTCAAGGTGGCCCGCAACCGGCCCTATGCCGGGGGCTTCTGCACCCGCGCCTATGGCCGCCCCCAGCATGGCGTCCACGCCCTGCAGATCGAGATCAGCCGCCACCTCTACATGAACGAGGTAACGCTGGAAAAGAATGCCGGCTTTGACAGCATCAAGGGCCTGATCGAACGCCTGATCCTCACCCTGATCGGCCTCGACCTCGTGGCCCTGGCCGGCGTCAATCCCGCGCCGGAGCAGGCGGCCGCCGAATAATCCAAAAACAAGGGGGCCGCCCCCAAAGGCGGCCCCAGTCAAGGGAGGAACGATGTCCACCGGGCGCGGCCATCGCGACCTGCGATCTGTGCCCGGTGACGCACCATGCCCTTTCGGGATGATCCTATTTTCGCCCCGCGACAAGCGCGAACAACATTGCCCACAGCAGATCAAACCGGTCTTGTTGCAAAAATGAATCAGAACAGTCACAGCATTGTCCTTTCATTGTCGCGCGATTTTGCCCTTCAACTTCTCGTGAACTTGAATTATTTGCCGTGACTTCAGCACCTTGCCTCGAAAGACACCTCATGAGCGCCTCCGAGATTGACTTTTCCCTGGTGGAAGACACCCTGCGCGCTGCCGGAGAGGCCGCGGCACGGCTGACATTGCCCCTGTTCCGCACCCCGCTCGCCATCGACAACAAGCTGCACGCCGGCTTCGACCCGGTGACCGAAGCCGACAAGGGCGCCGAGACGGCCATTCGCGCCGTCATCGCCGAGGCCTTTCCCGATCATGCCATCATTGGCGAGGAATGGGGCGCCACCGGCGAGAGCCGCTTCTCCTGGATCATTGACCCGGTCGATGGCACCCGAGCCTTCATCTCGGGTGCGCCGGTCTGGGGCACCTTGATCGGTTTTGCCGTGGATGGGGTGGCCGTGGCCGGGCTCATGAGCCAGCCCTTCATCGGCGAGGAATTCCTGGCTGTCCCGGGCCGCTCGACCTATCGTCGCGGCGACCAGCACATCGCCAACCGAACCAGCGGCGAAACCGATCTGACAGCAGCACGGGTCTTCACCACCACGCCGAACTTGTTCAAGGGCGAACACTGGAACAAGTGGCAGGCCATCGAGACCATTACGCGCCTGCAGCGCTTCGGCATGGATTGTTATGGCTATGCGCTTCTCGCCGCCGGTCAGGCCGATCTGGTGATCGAGCCCTATCTCAACACCTATGACATCGCCGCATTGGTGCCCATCATCCGCGAGGCCGGCGGCGCCATTGCCTGCTGGGACGGCTCCGAACCCTCTGGTGGTGGCAATGTCATCGCCGCCGCGACCCCTGAACTGCTGGAACAGGCGCTGGACGTCGTCAACAGGGCCTAGTCGCCCTAGCTGCTCTGCTGGGTGATGAAGGCATCGAAGGCGGCGAACACCTGGCCGCGCACGTTGTCGTTCTCCATGAACATTTCGTGCCGCGACCCGGCGATCACCATGTGCCGCCCGGTGCGCAGGCGCAGCCCCAATTGCTCGATGGCCGGGGTGGAGACGATCTGTTCGCGCGCCGCCGCCAGGATCAAGAGCGGAATGCGGATCTCGCCGGGAAAACGGTCCTGTCGCGTCTCCAGCATGGCGCGCATCGCCGCCGCCAGCCAGCGGAAACTCGGCGAGCCGATATAGAGACTGTCATCGGCCCGCACCGTTTCCACCATGCGCTTGTAGCGCAGCATGTCCGAGGTCAGGGGGTTGTTTGGATACATGGACTCGTCGGGCCGCCGGTCGCCCTTGCGCTTGAGCGGCACCCTGCCCAGCCCGAGGAAACTCGCCGTCTCGGCGATCGCCGCCCAGCGGGGCAGGCTCTCATCCATGCCATGCAGCCCCACCATGGGCGCCGAGAGGAACACCCGGTCGAACATCATGCGGTCGCGCGTCGCCGCCATCAGGCTCGCCAGCCCGCCCATGGAATGACCCACCAGGTAAAATGGCCCGGGACAATCGGGCAGCAGGATATCGGCGTGGAAGCTCTTGAGGTCGGTCCAATAATCCTCGAACCGGTCCACATAGCCCACGGTCCGG
It contains:
- a CDS encoding ATP-binding protein; its protein translation is MQVAIDMGESRAAGPAHMDLEELLATRLLVQGNSGSGKSHLLRRLLEQSAQWVQQCVIDPEGDFVTLADRFGHLVVDATRTENELTRIAARVRQHRVSVVLNLEGLDVEQQMRAAAAFLGGMFDADRDFWYPVLVVVDEAQLFAPAAAGEVSDEARKLSLGAMTNLMCRGRKRGLAGVIATQRLAKLAKNVAAEASNFLMGRTFLDIDMARAADLLGMDRRQAEQFRDLARGHFVALGPAISRRPLPITIGPVETSARSTSPKLTPLPEAPADAADLIFTQDPEELARPVVRRPAPPPPPSTNELLAQVAEARARARAEAPDEPVSLFPEIDEAERTAMIEAVMAELMSDPDAGFRTTAVLYQDFLVRCRIRRVPGEPPALPAFKRLLAVARVAPDEQVAASDGWQQALSLSETLTDDVQGVFLVIAQAALTGAPCPSDATLARLYGTHSSSRARRLLTWFEERGLIVLRTDFRGARIAAFPDLGVETAPGDPNGPDALSEERGAAE
- a CDS encoding aldose 1-epimerase family protein — translated: MQLTRIANDQITVDVAALGAEMQSIQTRDGRHWLWHGDASYWTGRSPVLFPIVGKAPNDTVSVEGERFQMSQHGFARRSNFELVVEESDRCVYRLTASEASRAMYPFAFQLDVEHRVEGRAVVVTATVSNRDKRIMPFGIGFHPAFAWPLPGAEGQSHEVALDEGGAPALHRLSGGLVEPTALPSPFEEGRLVLNHDLFKADAMLFPEGAGAGLRYGPAAGPSVHFTWENLPNFALWTKPGAGFICLEPWHGTAAEVGGSEELAERPYSELLGPGAVARYAFRAELRG
- the hrpB gene encoding ATP-dependent helicase HrpB; translated protein: MSLPPLPIDTALPALADALRTGTSAVLVAQPGAGKTTRVPLALLDAPWRGDGRIIMLEPRRLAARAAARQMARLLGEDVGQTVGYRVRMESKVSARTRIEVVTEGVYTRMLLDDPELAGIAAVLFDEFHERSLDADLGLALTLDARALRPDLRLLVMSATIDGAAVASLLDDCPVIDSPGRTFPVETFHAEPDPLQRLEDQVASATLKALREHPGSALVFLPGQGEITRVAERLAARLPADTDLAPLYGQLSPAEQDRAIQPAPEGRRKVVLATSIAETSLTIEGVRIVVDSGFRRVPVYEPSTGMTTLATRRVSRAGADQRRGRAGRTSPGVCIRLWNAGQTAALDPFDTPEILAADLSGLLLDLAAWGVTDPARLSFLDPPPAPAWAEARALLTRLDAIDAAGLLTPAGKALANLPLHPRLAHMVVAGAEQGDARTAAELAVLIGEHGLGGDDIDLGRRLERFRADRGKRAEDARAMAKRWARLAGGMSNENLSPGHHLARAFPDRVAQPAGPRGRFRLANGRQAQLDETHALAAAPFLVVADLTGSATQGRIRSAAALDPSELETLFAGHITAETILAFDAATGSVRARRQRRLDALRLADDTAPVTDLETAACLLAEAALKRPETLPWSRDQKALRARATFLHQTLGNDWPDLSDAALAADPAWLAPHLVGETRLAAINAEHLGAALETLLPWARRQEIDKLLPSHFHAPSGSHLPIDYGAENGPALEIRVQELFGLDRHPTIANGKVPLLLVLLSPAHRPIQTTRDLPGFWRGSWKDVMKDLKGRYPRHPWPDDPIAAPATSRAKPRGT
- the msrB gene encoding peptide-methionine (R)-S-oxide reductase MsrB, which translates into the protein MDAHAFPVTRTDAEWRERLTEEQYYIMRQHGTERPGSCALLHEKRPGTFSCAGCETPLFAASLKFESGTGWPSFNDPIPGSVETTTDRSHGMVRTEVHCATCGSHLGHVFPDGPPPTGLRYCINGVALNFEPNA
- a CDS encoding pyridoxamine 5'-phosphate oxidase family protein, with protein sequence MTTIASLAQLEALYQPAPVAASTVKVARAMTPDYRLLIEASPFVALATIGPEGVDCSPRGDRPGFVRIHDEKTLMMPDRRGNNRIDSLRNIVRDPRCAFLFLIPGSGTTLRVNGRAHLSIDPDLLASFAVDDKAPRSVIVLAIDELYFQCARAIIRSELWNPERHVDPATLPTPGQMLAAMTQNQVGGEAYDQAWPERAKQTMW
- a CDS encoding hybrid sensor histidine kinase/response regulator; translated protein: MSIHETGQGPDMPSEDARFRLLVNSITDYAIYMLDRDGVITTWNRGAERIKGYTADEIVGRHFSTFYTEEDRAAGLPERALANAAREGRFEAEGWRLRKDGSRFWTNVVIDAIRDAEGQVIGFAKITRDLTERKKAQMALAASEEQFRRLVLNVTDYAIFMLDANGIVSSWNLGAERIKGYAAEEIIGQHFSQFYPEAERARGTPEAGLETARREGHFQAEGWRVRRDGSQFWASVVIDAIHDEAGAVIGFAKITRDVTERMEQQKRLDQAREELFQAQKLEAIGQLTGGVAHDFNNLLMVVLGSLETLGRRLTLDEREARLLDNALQAAQRGAQLTQRMLAFARKQELEQKEVDLPELVRGMSGLLGRTLGPSIQIETRFPLALPHAWADANQIDSALLNLAVNARDAMPEGGTLVIAAHAAEIGQGDPQLAPGRYVVLAVDDSGEGMDAATLARATDPFFTTKGVGKGTGLGLSMVQGIAEQSGGRLRIESQKGQGTRVEIWLRAVAEKAEDVAAPAPLPAAGESGPMRRLKVLAVDDDALVLLNTVMMLEELGHAVVEAHSGQKALEALAAATDFDLVITDQAMPRMTGMALAEEIAARWPGLPVILASGYAEIEEARALKLPRLAKPFGQAELARMLRRVCEGAGLVHPA
- the cpdR gene encoding cell cycle two-component system response regulator CpdR, which codes for MKRILLAEDDNDMRQFLTRALKNAGYEVVSFDNGLSAYERLREEPFSLLLSDIVMPEMDGIELARRATELDPDLKVMFITGFAAVALNPDSDAPKDASVLSKPFHLKDLVNEVERLLAA
- a CDS encoding N-formylglutamate amidohydrolase translates to MAPVVFNSPHSGRVYPARFLAMARLDHLSIRQSEDAFVDELFARAPHLGAPLLRAHFPRAYLDVNREPWELDPTMFVEPLSDRFNTTSPRVAAGLGTLARVVAENKPIYRERLTLDDARMRIEGIYHPYHAALQKLLSESVANFGLAVLIDCHSMPRLGRHGERATPDIVLGDRYGTTCASPLVDLVETVFASAGLKVARNRPYAGGFCTRAYGRPQHGVHALQIEISRHLYMNEVTLEKNAGFDSIKGLIERLILTLIGLDLVALAGVNPAPEQAAAE
- a CDS encoding inositol monophosphatase family protein — protein: MSASEIDFSLVEDTLRAAGEAAARLTLPLFRTPLAIDNKLHAGFDPVTEADKGAETAIRAVIAEAFPDHAIIGEEWGATGESRFSWIIDPVDGTRAFISGAPVWGTLIGFAVDGVAVAGLMSQPFIGEEFLAVPGRSTYRRGDQHIANRTSGETDLTAARVFTTTPNLFKGEHWNKWQAIETITRLQRFGMDCYGYALLAAGQADLVIEPYLNTYDIAALVPIIREAGGAIACWDGSEPSGGGNVIAAATPELLEQALDVVNRA